The following nucleotide sequence is from Salvia miltiorrhiza cultivar Shanhuang (shh) chromosome 7, IMPLAD_Smil_shh, whole genome shotgun sequence.
aaaaataattcaaatatttgtttttttttttggaataaaatcaaatatttgttacttttaacaaatttcataaatttttaaaaaaagtttttaatttttaatttttatttttttatttttttgaagttGGGGTATAAATTATTACAAACCTTATTTCAGACACAACAATCAGCTACTTGAAAATAACAATTCTAACATTTTTCATAATACTTCTACAAAAATTGTTTGTTTCCCTACAATACACCTATATATAAGCGTCAAAATTCTCGGAGTTAAAGATTTCATATTAAATAAGTGCTatataaaatttagaaaaaccAACATATAATAttcgaatttaaatatttatgttaTGTATTTAATCatgatatatgagtttttctttttgtttaggaatgatatatgaaattttatGTTAAACACATTTATATAGTGCATTTAGCTAATCATTTAGTATCACAAAAAAATATTCCTAATATCTGGGAATGTGAAAATTGTACACAATATCCTTCTAATTGTTTTCTCAATTATATGAGGCTCAAAAAATGGTTTCATTCCCCCATACTTTTGTGAGGCGAAAATTTAAGATAAGCCAAATGTGAAAGAGGATTTTCCATGCAATATTTCTCTGCACAGAAAGATATTATTGAGGCTTTGAATTCATggtacaaaattaaaattcacatttaaacatttttattccaaaaaaagaaaacctTTTTATTTTGATCCATTGAATCTCAATCCTCTCCCGCTGATTCCCTTCCATACAAAATCTAACAATCAAGctgcacttttttttttctttttttttctacttATTTTTGTACAGAAAAAAGATTAGATTTTGTTTTTACCAGAAAGAATCCATTGGCTGACACAGATTACGTCGTTTTCCTCAAGTTGGTGCCACGTCACCCTTCACCCACCACTAGATCTTGAGATTTGTTcctcatgagagagagagaggagagagaatgagTGTGtcggaaaaaataaaatattacagtTAGTTGCACTTACATATTCAAAATTCTTACCCAAttattctgttttttttttttcacatatttATCGATTGTGACGAAATAATGTTATTGTAATTAATTAACGTACCAAATTAATCACTTTATGATTAACTCAAGCGAggtaaatattttaaaatttcacaCGATTATCAAATCTGAATGAATTCATGTTATTGTAACCAATCGAAATAGTGATTTAGTGTGTTCGTAATTAATTGAAATGACGTAAACACACAACTTCATCGTTTAATAAATTggcatgttaatttatcaataattgataattatacagtaaattaaaataattaaaaatttatgtatttaaagtCATAATTTTTTAGAGTGATGCCAAGCAACTACTAGTGAAATAAGAAAAAACTTGattcaattttttcttcaaaatatttttgtataacTATTTTTCTGTATTTTCTTATACTGtagctattttttttaaaaaaaaattatagtaataaaaaaatactccactAGTCCCATTATTACCAACTTACTTAGTATTTTAGTTTGTCCCGTATATCTTAAATTTGTGAACTTTATTACCTTTAATCAATTTAcaaaattttcttaatttttgtgttcTAAAATTTTTGAACATAATAAGGAATGAAGGATGTAGCTACAACGTGGATGTTACaacaaaatagataaaaatatttattctttTTCGAAAAaatcagtttatttaatttataattaaccATAATATATCGGTAATACTTAGTAAATTCACGTGtagaattaaattaaaatctaatgaaaattcataaatttttgaCGAAATTACCCCTATACgattatataactatatatatgtaaaagATTGGATCTCAACAACCCATTTCCATTTCCCACCACCCACTTCTTGTAACagtaaaaaaatgaaatctttTTAGTGAGCGAAGCTGAAGCTCAGAGCTTTACACACAGGCAAAACCGAAACCACTCCGTTTTGCTTGAATTCAatcccattctctctctctctctctctctagaaatggAGCGCGCGAGGAAGCTAGCCAACCGTGCCATCCTCCGCCGCCTCGTCTCCGAATCGAAGCAGCAGCCATTGCACAACCAATCCTCGCGCTACGCCTCCTCCCTCTCCCCCAGCGTCGTGCAGGGCCGGAGCGCCGCCAATGCCTCCGCCGCCAACCACCGCTTCTACTCTCGAAACCTCGCCCAATTCGTCGGCACCCGCTCCATCTCCGTCGACGCCCTCAAGCCCAGCGACACCTTCCCGCGCCGCCACAACTCCGCCACGCCGGAGGACCAGTCCAAGATGGCGGAGTTCGTCGGCTTCGAAACCCTAGATTCCCTAATCGACGCCACCGTCCCCAAATCCATCCGCGCGGGCGACATGAAGTTTTCAATCTTCGACGAGGGCTTGACGGAGGCGCAGATGATCGAGCACATGAAGGATTTAGCTTCGAAAAACAAGGTTTTCAAGTCGTTTATTGGGATGGGGTATTACAACACATTTGTGCCTCCTGTGATTCTGAGGAATATAATGGAGAATCCGGCTTGGTATACTCAATACACCCCTTACCAAGCTGAGATTTCTCAAGGGAGGCTCGAATCGTTGTTGAATTATCAAACCATGGTTACAGATCTCACCGGCTTGCCCATGTCGAACGCCTCCCTCCTCGATGAAGGGACCGCGGCCGCAGAGGCAATGGCGATGTGCAACAACATCTTGAAGGGGAAGAAGAAGACCTTTGTGATTGCCAGCAACTGCCACCCTCAGACAATCGATGTTTGCAAGACGAGGGCCGATGGATTCGATCTGAAAGTTGTTGTCTCGGATGTGAAGGACATTGATTACAGCTCCGGTGATGTCTGTGGCGTGCTCGTGCAGTATCCGGGGACGGAGGGGGAGGTTCTCGACTACGGGGAGTTCGTCAAGAAGGCTCACGCTAATGGTGTGAAGGTTGTGATGGCCTCTGATTTGCTGGCCTTGACAATGCTGAAGCCACCGGGCGAGTTTGGGGCCGATATTGTGGTGGGGTCGGCTCAGAGGTTTGGGGTTCCGATGGGGTATGGCGGCCCCCACGCTGCGTTCTTGGCTACCTCGCAGGAGTACAAGAGGATGATGCCCGGGAGGATCATTGGTGTCAGTGTTGATTCGTCCGGGAAGCCTGCTCTTCGGATGGCTATGCAGACGAGGGAGCAGCATATCCGCCGTGACAAGGCCACTAGCAACATCTGCACTGCTCAAGTGAGTGTGGTTTTTTTGGTGAATTGTTTGCTTTTTGAAAATCTGTTTTTTGATGAACTAAACTAATCCACTTTGCTTGGTTTTGGTGTGTTTTTTGATGAACTAAACTAATCCACTTTGCTTGGTTTTGGTGTTGAGTTCAATCTGAGCATATATTTGGCTTGAGTTAGATATGAAAGGGGCTGATTTATGTGTAAAAAAATTGTGCTTGAGTAAGTGTGGTTTTTGATGTATTGTTTGTTTTTGGAATCTGTTTTATGAAATTGTGTTGCAGACTTGCTAATGGTATAAAATTGGAATGTGATGAACTAAACTAATCCACTTTGCTTGAGTTTGGTGTTGAGTTCAATCTTGGTATGTGTCTGTCTTGAATCAAATATGAAAGAGGGTGATGTGAGTATAAAAAACTATGCTCGAGTGAGTATGGTTTTCGATGAATTGATTGTTTTTAGATTCTGTTTTATGAAATCATGCTGCAGATTTGCAGTAGATAGTTGAGAAATAGTGATGGTATAAATAGGAATGTGCTGGACTAAAGTAATCCTCTttgcttgattttggtgttgaGTTCAATCGTGGTATGTATTTGTCTTGAATCAAATATGAAAGAGGGTGATGTGTGTATAAAAAACTATGCTCGGGTTTTTTATGACGAAAATATGGTTAACATGGCTGCCATGACGAAATATGGTTCTGTTTATGATTGTAGGCTTTGCTGGCCAACATGGCTGCCATGTATGCCGTCTATCATGGACCGGAAGGCCTTAAGAGTATTGCTCAACGGGTGCATGGTTTGGCTGCAACTTTTGCCGCTGGATTGAAAAAGCTCGGGACTGTAGAAGTTCAGAGCCTTCCGTTCTTTGACACGGTGAAGGTCAAATGTGGAGATGCAAAGGCGATTGCTGATGCTGCTTACAAGAATGAAATAAATTTGAGGGTTGTCGACGAGAACACTGTAAGCATTACCTACCTAAATATTTTTTCGTAAATTGTGACAGCTGTTGAGTAACCAAATACCTTTTGTCTCTCAGATAACCGTTGCTTTTGATGAAACAACTACATTGGAAGATGTGGACAAGTTGTTTTCCGTCTTTGCATCTGGCAAGCCTGTGAGTACGAGTGTATATCTTTCAAGATGTGTTTCAagcctttttttaaaaaattgtaacTCGAGGATTTGTGTTTCATCAGGTACCATTCACTGCTGAATCTCTTGCATCAGAGGTTCAGAACTTGATTCCTGCAGGACTTGTGAGGCAGAGCCCGTTTCTAACGAACCAAATATTCAACTCGTatgcacattttcttgaaattttTGCAGTTTGAGTTCGTCTTTGTAAGATTAGATGTAACCATTTTTGTACTGGTTGGTGTAGGTACCACACTGAGCATGAACTTCTTCGATACATCCACAAACTTCAGTCGAAGGATCTCTCTTTGTGCCATAGCATGATTCCCTTGGGATCGTGCACGATGAAACTGAATGCAACGACAGAAATGATGCCGGTGACGTGGCCTGCCTTCACGGACATTCACCCTTTTGCCCCCACGGAACAGGCTGCTGGTTACCAGGTATTCATAAAATACTTGAAATTTACACGTTCGTTGTTAGGAAGTTCTAAGGATTCCTCTAAACCATCGTTTCTTCTTGCAGGAAATGTTCAATAATTTGGGTGACCTATTGTGTACGATCACTGGCTTCGATTCTTTCTCTCTACAACCCAATGCCGGTGCAGCTGGAGAATATGCTGGACTCATGGTTATTCGAGCATATCACAGGGTAACAATATATTgcattttttcaattaaaattgtTCTTAGTTGAATCAGTTACACTTGCAAAAATGAAGATTGAAAAATCTCTTGGCTTTGAGTTGTGATTATCACAATCCACCATTAGTAACATCGGTTTCTGGTGAACTTCTAATGTAGTCGAGAGGAGACCACCACCGCGATGTATGCATCATTCCAGTCTCGGCACATGGAACGAACCCTGCAAGCGCGGCCATGTGTGGGATGAAAATTGTGGCTGTTGGAACTGATTCGAAGGGAAACATCAACATTGAAGAGTTGCGGAAGGCTGCGGAGACGAACAAGAACAACTTGGCTGCTCTTATGGTATGGATTGTCTTGTTGCTCAAATTTTGCAATTCGTTGAATTTGTCAAGTGCTGATAAACTCTGCTGAACCCAAGGTCACATATCCTTCGACCCATGGAGTTTACGAGGAAGGCATTGACGAGATCTGCAAAATAATCCACGACAATGGCGGACAAGTTTATATGGATGGAGCCAACATGAACGCTCAGGTAAAGTTCTATTGATTACACACAAAGATTGCACATTTCTCGTTGGTTTCTTCTGATGATCGATCTTTTCTGCCTACAGGTTGGTTTGACTAGCCCGGGTTTCATTGGTGCTGATGTTTGTCATCTCAATCTCCACAAAACGTTCTGTATTCCCCACGGTGGAGGCGGACCTGGTATGGGGCCTATTGGGGTGAAGAAACACCTAGCGCCGTTCCTACCTTCGCATCCAGTGGTATGTAGAAATGCTTTTGCTGTAAACCTCACACACATACATGTGTGTGTGTAAGCGCAGTGGTGACTGATTCTGtatctgttttctttttttgtgcTGCAGATAGCCACCGGAGGCATACCAGAACCCGAGCAATCTCAACCACTCGGTACTATCTCTGCTGCGCCATGGGGCTCCGCTCTCATTTTACCTATATCGTACACCTACATTGCCATGATGGGATCGAAGGGATTAACTGATGCATCAAAGATTGCCATCTTGAACGCAAACTACATGGCCAAGCGTTTGGAGGTTCCGTTTCTTCGCTTTATACTGTGTTTCTTGTATCACGCATTTTTATCATTCATTGTGCAAACAAGAACACTCATCACTACAGAAATTTACACCATCGCTCTCTGTTAACATGTTTTGCTTCTTGATCAACAGAAGGATTTCCCCGTTCTTTTCCGCGGTGTGAATGGAACGTGCGCCCACGAGTTCATCATCGATTTGAGAGGCTTTAAGGTTCGTGTTTTAAACACTAATGTTGTTCACGCGCTGTGCGCCATTTATCACTTCTTTACTGCAACTGGCGATTGCTGTAGAACACCGCTGGGATCGAGCCCGAGGATGTTGCCAAACGTCTAATGGACTACGGATTCCACGCTCCCACAATGTCGTGGCCTGTTCCTGGCACACTCATGATTGAGCCCACTGAAAGTGAAAGCAAGGTAACGCGAAGCAAGCTCGCCACAGCAATGATTTCCATTCCTTCCAACAAACAAGAATAGGAACTTAACCTCCCCTTCTTGTTTGCAGGCTGAGCTAGACAGGTTCTGCGATGCTCTCATCTCTATCCGGGAAGAGATCTCTATGATCGAGAAAGGAAAAGCCGACATCAACAACAATGTGCTCAAGGTATTTGGCTATGGCTTCTTACATTTTCGCAGTTTTGAATCTTTTGATGTGTTTGTTGTTTTCTTGCTTCCGACACAACTGATCACAATGATGCAATTTCAGAGCGCTCCACACCCGCCCTCGTTGCTCATGGCCGACGTCTGGACTAAACCATACTCACGAGAATATGCAGCCTTCCCCGCTGCATGGCTCAAGAATGCCAAGTTCTGGCCAACCACAGGTGCGTAAATTCAAGACGGTTGAATCGATCTACCGATATAATTTTGTGCAGAACTCCTTCTTTCAAAGCTAGGCTTGAATATAACCGAACAAACACCAAAAAActtctttatttacttgtgtaatttatccaaaaaaaaacacCGAAAAGTTTACTAGTCGGTGCTTCATAGTAGTGCATTTACTTTATACGTTAAGTGCAGTGCTCTCGCGGtaaaaagtttttatttgaaccaCATTCCATATATAGAGTGTGGTTCAATAAAAACTACTTATTGTGAGAACTCTTGCACTGAACTTATAAAGTAACTGCACTTCTTATTGACCGGTTCAATCGACTACATGCTCGCCCCTAGTCAAAACCATAATTTTCGAACATTGTTTTACGCTATTTCTCTACTTTGGCTTCCCTTACTAAATTCGAGAGATTCTTTGTATCTCAGGGCGTGTCGACAACGTGTATGGAGACCGGAACCTTATCTGCACCCTCCTCCCGGTGTCACAGATGGCGGAGGAGGCGGCCGCCGCGACTGCTTAAGGCTGCAAGGTTCCTTTTAGAAAATTGCAACACCACAACCATCTCTGCTTTATGTTCTTGTACATAAACAATATTTATGTTCAAGTTGTACTTTTGTTTTTATACATGCTTCTGTTTTAATCAGTAATAGCCATTGTTGCTCATTGCAACTCTGTCTCATGCTGTAATTACTTCTTTTCTTAATTCTGCATTTACTTACTTCAATTAAGTTCCTTTGTGTAGCAGaataagttaattttttttaggatgTAAATAATTTAGATCTTTACTATATGCTCAAGAAAGCTGTTTGTCACTTAAATGTGTGAATCGTGATACAAGGAAATGGTAGGTAAGGGTAAATATGAAATCTGTAACGTCATAATCTATTTTTGTGATTGAACTATTTTTTTAGAGTGATTTTGGTTTTATCGTAACATTATGTAAAAGCATTTGAAATGTCTTCGTCATTTATCAAATTCCTTGATCATATGCTAAAGGATTATTATCTATAGAAATACACAACTTTTGTTAAATTACGACTTCTAGTAATTCACCCCCACCACCCTCTCCCTGCCGTCGTCGCTGCAGCGGCTTCCCCTCAGTGTCCCTGCCTCCCCTCCCCCGTTCCCCGTTTCTGCGCCGCCTTGCCACGTCCCCAATTTCTACAGCACCGCTTTCTTTCCCTACCCGATTCCCCCCGCTGTTGCGTCATCACAACGCCGCTCCCTCCTTCCTCACTTTCCACCATCGCCGATGCTCTATTATCATTGATTGATCGAGATCTATTTTCTCCCCTCTTTGGATTCTCCAGCGCCACAGTTTTGTTTGCCGTCGGTGCTTGTCCAATCTGAAATCACGATTGTTACACACTTTCATGCCTACATATTTTTTCgcaaaaagtgtgtaatagtaaTAAATGTACATAATTGTGAGAAAAAAATGTGTAACAATTCAAAATGAACCGTTACACACTTTTCATGATTataaagtgtgtaacagtataTTCTACAAGGGTATTTTGTTTAgacatattattattttatttccatagTATTATTCGTATTACTAGATGAGTTATGGATGATACATTGAGGATCAAAGGGCAATATTGTCTAAATCTAAATAAATTTGTAGACAATATTGATTTTTCATATGTAGAATATTTGAAACAAATGATACAGACATTTTGCTAGATTTCTATAGTTAGTAACAATGGCTATTAGATCAATTGAGTTTGGAGATAAATTGAGTTAGGATAATGTATTGGTCCATTGATATGAGGAATCatcatatattaattaattaattagtcgtttaattataaacgacatctcgagtgctaccacttaaacttattatcgtatcggaactaattccacctgcagggtttaatacgataaacttattaagtacCTTGAGAgaatattatcatcctgttattagcaggacacgaatccttattgcaatataatcgcatgtcaaataataattattatcacCCAaaatatcgagtatattgagcttcaaaggaattctcacccatgataaatcaaagcaatagtcaattaattattcacaccgattaattcagttaaggttaagactatttaagtcaccgagatttTGATTCTTAATAAGttagaatataagaattcatctcactgtgatcttgttcaatacacgaaggtactagcataaataaatagccaagacaaactatttatccatttatgctacaatctaaaccagcaactcgtccatagttgcctcgattgtgaactcaatttatatctcaactttgtcaaattatatgatcttctgtgatctacaacacaccatataatctatagtagaAGATAAATTGgattataataggattatgcaataacaatatttcagatagaagaatcatagtgaactaaggaatcaatgtatacaagcataaagttttGCTTTCAATATACAACCCCTTaagcagaaaccgaaccgaaccgaaccatattggtgcggttcggtcccaattctattggttcggttttcggttcgatttcaaaaataaaaaaccgaaaatttttggttcggttttaaaccgaaccgaacctacaaatattaatattttattaaatatttatattttataatatatatttaattttctaattttaaccTAAAGAAATCCTAAGTGAAAATCTGATTCCCTTCCAATTTTCATTCTAGGCGCCGCTTTCTCCAATCTCCATTCCAATCTCTGATTCCCTCTCACTTGCCTTCCACTCTTCCGGCGTCCTTACCCGTCGTCCGCCCGTCGTCGGCTCGTCGCCGACTAGCCTGCGACTCGCCTGCCTCCGCTAGTCCGCGACTCGCCTGCCTCCGCCAGTCGACTACCCAGAGTTCAAACACGGCGACTACCCCCATCCAGTTTTCAGACGCGGTGCCGACTCCAGTCAAGACGCGGCGACTACCCTCCCACTCCAGCAGTCGGCTCGTCGTCGACTCCAGTCCAAACGCGGCGACTACCCCGCGTCCCTCTTCCGGCGCGGCCTAACCCTAAACGTAAGTGAAGATTTGTTATTGCACATCTGTTAAATGGATTATTTAGTGAAGATTTGTAGTAGTTATTGCCCCTTCTTTGTTATGAAAATATGTTCTCTGTTTTTTGGCATCGGTTTTGTAAATCGAACCGAAATCGACGATTTTGTCGGTtcaatttcggttcggtttggcaccTAGAATTGGTGCGGTTCCGGTGCCATTTTtagcatcggttcggttttggatttttggttcggttttgcaccgagccgatgctcacccctatccATAAGTGCACCTTCTTCTGTTACAATGAGAAATATGTTACTTATATTTGAACagtaaatttatatattatataaaagagcagtatgACAACTgctttttcccaccaaaatttctctctcgacacttttctttttttgttttgattcttCTATAAAAATCTATcaactttgattaataaaaagatattcaatatggatgttaaattaaagataacgaaaagatctttaatttgatataaaaattataaaaaataaatttcaaacgaataagttattatcaattaaagttacaattttttttctcgctctcatcttttatctctcctttctcttttctaatttattttaactATACGGTCCTTTCTTCTTCATTCATTTGtcatattttctatttatttttttattataacaatttaatgcaactaaaaagatgaaacttatatttattcattttagaactctttaggttaaacatatttttgttaagtgaattttatattaatataaatttatatatatatatatatatatatatatatatatatataggggggccgctccaataagaccccctaattttagtgagatctagggcacgatctggtgcgtttattttatcaatcctatggctgatattgtatctggagggtgattttttttcgcagggttcgaatcctggagggagcagaatattttaaattttgttattcatcagtatatactgcattgttcatcagtatatacggccctattcatcagtatatatgtcttattcattacgaattttttaaattttatttttcatcagtatatacatcttgttcattagatatacgttttgttcattagtattatatgtcttatttattgtcctagtgtttcacgaaaaatatggggtctcactggagcgcgcccctatatatatatatatatatatatatatatatatatatatatatataggggagggctagaataaaaacactcttaagtgtataaaatataaatgattttcagcccttagatcatgaagatctacggttgattcgtaacccttttggatgaattcgtggtcctgggttcgaatcccaaaggtagcaaaaatttatttttcacaattcgtaaccatgttggatgaattcgtaaccctgttggataaaattcgtacattaaaaaacgtttatatttatattttaagaagtgtttttactgtagccctcccctatataggggagggctagaataaaaacactcttaagtgtataaaatataaatgattgaatatatatatatatattcaatcatatttgttattattatttcttaattgaatttaatattagattgaCAATTACTTATCTATTAagcaaaaaaaatgattaattggaAAATCATTAATAAGAGAATCATCtctttaacatataaaataaaagtaaattaaagAGTATAATTTTGTAGTAGCATGTCTATTCAAATTTACTTAAATCATATACTccacattttatttttgaaaaatgaatGACACGttcaaccctttattttttctgCTAAcccattgataaaaaaatatttgtcagtaaaatacacaaataaaagttttgatgcatataaaaataattgttgtcatgTTTATTCAATTACATGGCATGTATGCACTTATGACTCACCGATGAAATCATTTttcagataattttttttattaaaatcaaaaccccaactaaaataatgcaacatcattattcaatattataaaattaaacttaataaattgACCATTTTTATTATGTGAACGAATCCTATCTTTTCGCAAAATCAATTCTTTGGATGTTGTATAGgaattttattttagaatttgtatttaaataaaatgaccacataaatatgattaaatatgCAGTCCAAACATATACTATTAAACTATATGCAAACAAATAGTTTTGAACATCTTAGAatattttagatatataatgatactcattatcatttacACTTACTTTTGAcggtgaatttatatatttatacatattatcaatgaaaatcaattaattggtaattgaaaatacaaaattaaaaatttatatattttcgaattcatgttttttattgaaattttatcgtggataatttcaattttttatttagatttgtatttacatttatttatatttaaattatatatatttaatatgcatatttatttacttaaaatatcGTTCAGTTCCGATActgatcgtgcatcgcacgagtgggcATGTGCTAGTACAAATAATGACCTAGATAAACTCCCTTACTAAAAACTGTTCTAGAGAAAAAAAGGGCTATTACTATATGCACAAACTGACAAAAGTACCAAACTATAAATCAGCAACAATATCcgggaaaaggaaaaaaaaaatggaaggaaaaaatgctaaaaaaaactGAGTGTTCTAAGTATCACCGTGACTGAACAAAGAAATTGAAAAAGCATTTTTGGAACCAAAATTGCAACCAACAaccttaaataattttgttataGAAGTAAC
It contains:
- the LOC130994795 gene encoding glycine dehydrogenase (decarboxylating), mitochondrial codes for the protein MERARKLANRAILRRLVSESKQQPLHNQSSRYASSLSPSVVQGRSAANASAANHRFYSRNLAQFVGTRSISVDALKPSDTFPRRHNSATPEDQSKMAEFVGFETLDSLIDATVPKSIRAGDMKFSIFDEGLTEAQMIEHMKDLASKNKVFKSFIGMGYYNTFVPPVILRNIMENPAWYTQYTPYQAEISQGRLESLLNYQTMVTDLTGLPMSNASLLDEGTAAAEAMAMCNNILKGKKKTFVIASNCHPQTIDVCKTRADGFDLKVVVSDVKDIDYSSGDVCGVLVQYPGTEGEVLDYGEFVKKAHANGVKVVMASDLLALTMLKPPGEFGADIVVGSAQRFGVPMGYGGPHAAFLATSQEYKRMMPGRIIGVSVDSSGKPALRMAMQTREQHIRRDKATSNICTAQALLANMAAMYAVYHGPEGLKSIAQRVHGLAATFAAGLKKLGTVEVQSLPFFDTVKVKCGDAKAIADAAYKNEINLRVVDENTITVAFDETTTLEDVDKLFSVFASGKPVPFTAESLASEVQNLIPAGLVRQSPFLTNQIFNSYHTEHELLRYIHKLQSKDLSLCHSMIPLGSCTMKLNATTEMMPVTWPAFTDIHPFAPTEQAAGYQEMFNNLGDLLCTITGFDSFSLQPNAGAAGEYAGLMVIRAYHRSRGDHHRDVCIIPVSAHGTNPASAAMCGMKIVAVGTDSKGNINIEELRKAAETNKNNLAALMVTYPSTHGVYEEGIDEICKIIHDNGGQVYMDGANMNAQVGLTSPGFIGADVCHLNLHKTFCIPHGGGGPGMGPIGVKKHLAPFLPSHPVIATGGIPEPEQSQPLGTISAAPWGSALILPISYTYIAMMGSKGLTDASKIAILNANYMAKRLEKDFPVLFRGVNGTCAHEFIIDLRGFKNTAGIEPEDVAKRLMDYGFHAPTMSWPVPGTLMIEPTESESKAELDRFCDALISIREEISMIEKGKADINNNVLKSAPHPPSLLMADVWTKPYSREYAAFPAAWLKNAKFWPTTGRVDNVYGDRNLICTLLPVSQMAEEAAAATA